The Rhodobacter sp. genome segment CCAGACGACCTCTTTGACGTCAAAGGCGAAGGGGGCAAAGATGCGCCGGGCCTTGTCGATGATATTCGTCTCGTCCATGCCGCGGTCGGCGGCGCGCTCGTCCTCGCCCAGGCGGTCCAGTTCGACATAGAGCCGCACCAGGTAGCCGCCCTCGCGCGGCAGCACCATGAGCGTGCCCTCGCTGGCCGAACGCACGAAGGATTTCATCCGCCAGTCGGGGAATTCGGTCACCGCCAGCACATCCATCACCCCCCAGGCGTGATGCGCCGCGTCGCCGTGCAGCGCGCCGCCGATCGCCGAGCGCACCGCGCTGCGCGCGCCGTCGCAGCCGATGACATAGCGCGCGCGCACCGTCTCGGTCTGCCCCTCGCGGCCGGGCGCGGTATGTTCCAGCGTCACGGTGACCGGGTGGTCGGCGGCCTGCGGGTCCACCACCAGCGTCTTCACCCGCAACCCGTAGTCGGGCACCAGCCGGGTCGGCCCGTTGCGCATCAGGTCAAGATACATGTCATGCACCCGCGCCTGGTTGATCAGCACATGCGGCATTTCCGAGGTGTCGTCGGGCACGTCCTGGACCCGGGCCGCGCGCTGAATGCCCCCCTTGTCGGCCGGCGTCCAGAAGGTCGTCTCGTTGATCCAGACCGACTCGCGCTTGATCTTCTCGGCAAAGCCGAACGCCTGGAACATCTCCATCGAGCGGACCGAAATGCCGTCCGCCTGCCCCTTGACCATCGGCTCCAGCTTGGGTTCCACCAGCATGGTGCGGATCGTCGGAACCTGCGCCAGTTGCGCGGCCAGGCACAGGCCCGCCGGCCCCGAACCCGCGATCAGCACATCCACCGTGTCGGGCAGACCGTTCGTGCGGTCATGCGCGCCCGGCGCCGCGGCGTGGACATCGGGATCGCCGCCCCGGAATCCGTTCAGATGGAATTGCATGGAAGTCCCCTCTTTCGCTCGACCGGCACGCGGCCGTCGCGGTATTGGTAACTATACTTACCAAATTGCGTCAACGAAAAAGTATGTATGCTTCCTATTTTCCGCAAAGGCCTGTAGTCTGGGCCGAACCGCGATGCCCGCCGACCCGAGGACCGCATGGAAGCCTATGAAATGGCCGGCCACCTGATTCGCCGGTTGCAGCAGATCTCGACCCAGGTGTTTACCACCCGAGCGCGCGAGGCCGGGTTCGACCTGACCTCGGTGCAATTCGCGGCCATGGATGCGATTCGCGAAAGACCCGGCATCGACCAGGCCGGTGTCGCGGCCATGATCGCCTATGACAAGGCCACCATCGGCGGGGTCATCGACCGGCTGGTCGCCAAGGGGCTGGTGGCGCGCAGCGTCAGCGAACGCGACCGCCGCGCGCGCGAGGTGCGGCTGACCGACGCCGGCCAAGCCTGTTTCGACGCGCTTCTGCCGATCGTGCGCACGCTGCAAGACGACATCCTGGCGCCGCTGGCCCCCGAAGAGCGCCGCCGCTTCCTGAACCTGGCGCGCAAGCTGATCGACGGCGCTACAGCGTCATGATCCGCGCGCTGGCGGTGTCGTAGGCAAAGGAACAGCGCACATCCAGGCTTTGCCCGCCGCGGCTGACGTTCAGCATGACGTCGCGCGACACGGCGATGCCGGCGTCGTTGACAACCTCACGCGTGCCGGTCACGCCGCGCACGTCGAACCCGGCGTCGCGCCCGGCGGCCATACAGGCGCTTTCGGCCAGGCTGGTCGAGGGCGCCGCCGGCCCGGCCGCCGGCGAGGACGTGCCGCCCCAACCAGTGCGCGGCGCGCCGGGGCGATAATCGGGAATATCAAGACAGCCCGTCAGCGCGACACAGCTTGCAAGGGCAGCAAGGGCAAGGGTTTTTCTGCTCACGTCGGCCTCTTCCGCTGGGGGCCGGGGTCCGTGCCCGGCCGCCCGTCTCACGCGCCGATCAGCGCGCGCGCGGCACCGCGCGCCGCTTCGGTTATCGTATCACCCGAGATCATGCGCGCAATCTCGTCGATGCGCGCGTCGGCGGAAAGCGGCATCACATGGCTGAGCGTCGTTCCGTCGATCACCCGCTTTTCGACCCGCCAGTGATGTGCGCCCAGCGCGGCGACCTGCGGCGAATGGGTGACGACAAGCACCTGCGCATCCTGCGCCAGCGCCCGCAACCGGCGGCCCACGGCATCCGCCGTCGCGCCGCCCACGCCGCGGTCGATTTCGTCAAAGATCAGCGTCAGGCCGGATTGCCCGCCGGTCAGGCAGACCTTCAGCGCCAGCAGAAACCGCGACAATTCCCCGCCCGAGGCGATCCGGTTCAGCGGTCCTGCCGGGGCGCCGGGGTTGGTTGCGACCTCGAAAGTGGCGGAATCGGCGCCTTCGGGGCCCGGTTCGGCGGGCGCGAGCACGGTCTGGAACACCGCGCGCTCCATCTTCAGGGGCGCGAGTTCGGCGGCCATCGCCGCGTCCAGCCGGCCCGCGGCCTCGGTCCGCACGGCGGTCAGCGTGGCGCAGGCGGCGTCAAAGGCAGCCTGCGCCGCGGACTCGGCCTGGGCCAGCTTCGCCAGTCCCTGGTCGCCCGCGTCCAGCGTTTCCAACCGCTCGCGCAGGCCGGCGGCGTGGGTGCCCAGATCGTCGGGCAGCACGCCATGCTTGCGCGCCAGTCCGCGCAGGGCAAAGAGCCGTTCCTCGACCTGCTCCAGAACGGCCGGGTCGGTATCCAACGCGTCGAGACAGCCTTCGACCGCCGATTGCGCGTCGGCCATCTCCGAGATCGCGCGGCCCAGGGCCTCGATCGCGCCGTCGAGCCGCCCTTCGACACCCTCGGCCGCGTCTTCGAGCCACCGCAGCGCGTCCAGCATGAGCCGCTCGGCCCCGTCGTCGCCCAGCGCCTGCGCGGCCCGCTGCACGTCGCCCTTCAGGCGCACCGCCGCCTGCATCAGGCGCCGGCGCTGGTCCAGCTCGGCCTCTTCGCCCGGCTGGGGGTCCAGCAGATCCAGTTCCTTGACCGCGTGGCGCAGAAAATCTTCCTCGGCGCGCAGGGCGTCCAGCCGGTCGGCGGCGGTGGCGCAGGCGCGGCGGGCGTCGGACAGCGCGCGCCAGGCGGCCCGCACCGGGCCCGTGTCGGCGCCCGCATAGGCGTCCAGCAACTGGCGGTGACCGCGCGGGTTCAACAGGCCCCGGTCGTCGTGCTGGCCGTGCAGTTCGACCAGCGTGTCCGACAGCGCGCGCAGGACCTCGCCCGAGGCCCGGCGGTCGTTGATCCAGGCGGTCTTGCGCCCCTCGGCGGTGTTGACGCGGCGCAGGATCACCTCGTCGTCGCAGCCGATCCCGGCCTCGGCCAGCACGGCCCGGCCCGGGTGGTCCGCATCCAGTTCGAACACCGCCTCGACCTCGCCCTGCTGGGCGCCCTGGCGCACCAGATCGGCGCGCCCGCGCCACCCCAGCACGAATCCCAGCGAATCCAGCAAGATCGACTTGCCCGCACCGGTTTCTCCGGTCAGCACGTTCAGGCCCGGCCGGAACACCAGGTCCAGCCGGTCGATCAGCAGCATGTCCCGGATTGCCAGGCTGCGCAGCATTCCGCCCGCCTCCCCCCCCAGGGTCAGAGCCACTCGCCGCGCACGGTCCGGCGATAGACCTCGCGGATCCAGCTTTCGCCGGCCGCGTCGGTGGTCAGCCCGGCGTCGGTCAGCAGGCGATAGCTGTCCTCGTAGAACGGACTCGAGCGGAAGTTGTGGCCCAGGATCGCACCCGCCGTCTGCGCCTCGTCGCGCAAACCGAGCGCCAGATAGCATTCCACCAACCGGTGCAGGGCCTCGGGCGTCTGGGTGGTGGTCTGATACTGTTCGACCACGGCGCGGAACCGGTTGATCGCCGCCGCATAGTTGCGGCGCGCCAGGTAATAGCGCCCGATCTCCATCTCCTTGGCCGCCAGGCGGTCAAAGGCCAGATCGAATTTCAGCACCGCCGAACGCGCGTATTCGGTGTTCGGATAGGTTTCGATCACATAGCGCAGATGTTGCAGCGCCTGAAAGGTCAGGCCCTGGTCGCGGCCGACATCCTCGATCTGGTCGTAATAGGTCAGCGCCACGATATAAGCCGCCCATGCCGCATCGGGGTCGCCCGGATACTGGTCCAGGAACCGCTGCGCGGCGGCGCGGGCCTCGTCATACTTGCCCTCGCGGTGCAGCGCATAGGCCTGCATGACGATCGAGCGGCGCGCCCAGTCGGTATAGGGGTAGAGCCGCTCGACTTCGCGGAAATAATGCAGCGAATCCTCGGCGCGGCGGCTGTTTTCCAGCACGTATTCCCCACGCTGGAAGATCTGCTCGGCGGTGTAGCCATCCAGGGATTCGCCATCGGCGTTGTTGCGGTTGCACGCGGCGAGGCTCAGCACCACCGCCCCCGACATCGCCAGCACCGCGAGTTTGCGCCCGATACCGCTCATGTCGTAATCCATCCTTCGACCACCACCCCGGAGGCGCGTGCCATGGCGCGCGCGACGAATCCCTCAACGTCACCCGCCCGGGGTGCTGAAGGGTCTGGTAGCACAGTTGCCGGGGACACGCAAAACGCCATTGCGCGGAAAATCGCCATGGACCGAACCCCGCGCCGGGGTCAGGCGGCTGGCGCCAGATCCTCGGCGCAGACACCCGCGCCGGGAAGCGAATGCGCCTGTTCGCCGTCCACAGTGACCCAATCCCAGGCCTGCGGATCGGCCAGCAGCGCGCGTACCAGGCGGCCGGTCAGCGTATGGCCCGCCCGGTGGCCGACGTAGCGGCCCAGGATCGGCGCGCCGGCCACCGCCAGGTCACCCATCGCATCGAGCATCTTGTGCCGCACCGGCTCGTTGGCGCGGCGCAACCCGCCGGGGCTGAGGACATCCGGCCCCGCGACCACCACGGCGTTCTCATAGGTGCCGCCCAGCGCGAGGCCGTTCTCGCGCATGAAATCCACGTCCGCCTGCCGGCAGAAGGTGCGGCAATCGCTGAGTTCGCGCACAAACGTGCCGTTGCACAGTTCGAGTTCGAGCTGCTGGTGGCCGATCGCCGCATCGGGAAAGTCGATCTCGAAGGCGATGGACAGCCGGTCCGCGGGTTCAAGCCGCGCCCAGGCCTCGCCCATCCGGACCTCGACCGGGCGCAGAACCCGGATCGCGCGCAGCGGCGCCCCCAATGAGCGGGTGCCGACCGCGACGAACGCCGCAACGAAGGGCCGCGCGGAGCCATCGAGGATCGGAACCTCGGGCCCGTCCAGTTCGATGCGCGCATTGTGGATGCCGCACCCCGCCAGCGCCGCCATCAGGTGTTCGATGGTCGAGACGGTGACGCCCTCGGCGTTGCCGATCCGCGTGCAGAGCGTGGCCTCGATCAGGGCGGCCGGTTCGACCGCGACGCGGCGGCCCGCCAGGGGGCCGCCCAGGTCCGTGCGATCGAACACGATGCCGGTATCGGCCGCGGCCGGGTGCACGCACAGGTGCACCGGCTCGCCCGAATGAAGCGCGACGCCGTCGAAACGAACACTGGCCTTGAGCGTGGTCTGCACGAGCAGTCCCCAAACTGTTTCTCTGTTCACAGTTTCTTTAGAAACCGTGACCGCAATGCTCAAGTCACGCTTTGTAACACGATGTAACAGTGCGGCCGGGGCTGCGCGGGTTCTTGCTCATGGCCGGGACCACAGCGCCAAACCCATGGATTCAAAACGGAAAGAACCGGCTTTCGCCGGTTCTTCCAGGTTTTTCGCAGCTGCGAAGTGATACCGTTTCGCGCCTCAGTTCGCCTGCCGGCGCAGAAACGCCGGGATTTCGATCTGCTCGTGCGAGGCGCGGTGCTGGGGCTCGTCGTCATAGGCCTGCACCGAGGGTTGCGGGCGCGCGTGGCGCGGCTGGGCCTCGGCGGCGTGGCCACCCGACATGCGGTTGATGAGCGACCCCAGGCCGAACCGGCCGCGCTCGGCCTGTTGCTGGGGCGCCGACGGGTGGTGCTGCACCGGCTGCTGCACCGGCTGGGGTGCGGGCTGCGGCGCGTATTGCGGGCGGCGAACCACGGACTCGGGCTCTTTCATCACGGCTTGGCGCAGGCGTTCCAGCGTCTCGGGCGAGGGCTGGCCGGTCGCGCGGTTCGGACGCGGGGCGGTATAGGCGGCCTCGGGCGCGGGGGCGGCAACGGGTTGCGGCGCCGCCGGACGCTTCAGCACGACCGTCGGGCGGGGCGCATGGGCGTCCTCGCCCAGGACATCTTCAAGGAAGAAATCGTCCTGCACGGGCTGCGGCGCGGGCGCCTGGGCGGCGGGCGCCTCATAGGCGCGCTGGTCAAAGCGCGGCTCGTGGCGCGGCTCGTGGCGCGGCTCCGGGCGGAACTCGTGACGCGGCTCCGGGGCGGCCTCGAACCGGGGCTCGGCGCGCATCGGCTCGCGCGGGGCCTCGCGCACGGGCTCGGCATAGGCGGCCGGCGCATAGTCATAGTCGGGCGCATCCTCGACCTGGGCATAGACCTCGTCGCGGGGGGCTTCCTCGATCGTCAGCGGGGCCTCGGCCACCAGCGGTTCGGCCAGGCGGCGGCGCGGCACGTCGGCGACATGGGCGCCGGCTTCGATCCCGGTGGCGACGACCGAAACGCGGATCATGCCCTCCATCTCGGGGTCCATGGTCGAGCCGACGATGATGTTCGCCTCGGGGTCCACCTTGTTGCGGATCAGGTTCGCGGCCTCGTCCAGTTCGAACAGCGTCAGGTCATGCCCGCCGGTGATGTTGATGAGCACACCCTTGGCGCCATTGAGGCTGATTTCGTCCAGCAGCGGGTTGGCGATGGCCTTTTCGGCGGCCTTGAGGGCGCGATCTTCGCCCGACGCCTCGCCGGTGCCCATCATGGCCTTGCCCATCTCGTCCATCACCGCACGCACATCGGCGAAGTCGAGGTTGATCATGCCGGGGCGGACCATCAGGTCGGTGACACCCTTGACGCCCTGATAGAGCACGTCATCGGCCATCGTGAAGGCCTCGGTCGCGGTGGTGCGCTCGTTGGCCAGACGGAACAGGTTCTGGTTCGGAATGATGATGAGGGTATCGACGACCTTTTGCAGCGCCTCGACCCCCTCTTCGGCCTGGCGCATCCGCTTGGCGCCCTCGAACGCAAAGGGCTTGGTCACGACGCCGACGGTCAGCACACCCAACTCGCGGGCGGCCTGGGCGATGATCGGCGCAGCGCCGGTGCCGGTGCCGCCCCCCATGCCGGCGGTGATGAAGCACATATGCGCGCCCGCCAGGTGATCCATGATCTGGTCGAGCGTTTCCTCGGCGGCGGCGGCGCCCACGGCGGGACGGGCACCCGCGCCCAGGCCCTCGGTCGCCTGCACGCCCAACTGGATGCGGGCCGGGGCCTTGGACTGCTGGAGCGCCTGCGCGTCCGTATTGGCGACCACGAAATCGACGCCTTCGAGATTCTGCTCGATCATGTTGTTGACGGCGTTGCCGCCAGCACCCCCCACACCGAACACGGTGATCCTGGGGGTGAGATCCTTCTTCTCGGTCGCGATGAAATTGAGTGCCATTGCCTGTCCGCCTGTATGATTGCCGGTCATCCGGTCTGGTTTGCTCGGGTCGTCATCCGGTCTTGGGTGATTTGCCAGATTTGACGACGATCTTAACCCGGCCTCGAGTCGCCGTCATCAAAAAAACGAATCACCGAGGCCGAGTTTTGGCGATATATCGCCCTCTTTTCCGTCCCTTCGCCGGATCTGGCCCCTTGACCCGACAGGTTGCGATGCCGCGCGACCGCGCGCTTACCAGTTGTCGCGGAACCACTTCATCGCGCGTTTCAGCGGCTTTGCCGCAAAGCGTTGGGCGGGAATATCGAAATCCCACCATTCATCCTGCGGGTGGGCGGCGTATTGGCACAGGCCGACGATCGCGGCGTAATCGGGCCCGGTGGCGGCCTGCGGAAGGCCCGGCACGCGGATCGGGCGGCCCAGGCGCACCTGCTGGCCCAGGATGCGCGCCGCCAACCCGTCCAGACCGGGGATCTGGCTGGAGCCGCCGGTCAACACGATCTGCTGGCTGGGCAGATGGTCGAACCCGGCCACGTCGAGCCGCGCGCGCACCTCTTCGAGGATCTCCTCGACGCGCGGGCGCATGATGCCGATCAATTCCGAGCGCGTGACCGTGCGGCGATCCTTGTCCCAGTCGCCGCTTTCGCCGCCGATCTCGATCTGCTGGCGGTCGTCCTGCCCCGTGGCCTGCACCCCGCCATAGAAGGTCTTCAGCCGTTCGGCGGTCGAATAGGGGATCTTGAGCAGCTTGGCGATGTCCCCGGTGACGTGGTCGCCGCCCAGCCTGAGGGTGTCGGCATAGATCATGTGGCGCTTGATGAAGATCGACAGCGTGGTTGTGCCGCCGCCCATGTCGATCGCGGCGGCGCCCAGCTCCTGCTCGTCCTCGACCAAGGCGGCGCGACCGGCGACATAGGGGGCGGCGGCCAGGCCCGCCACCTCGACATCGCAGCGTTTCAGGCAATGCACCAGGTTCTGCACGACATCGGTATCGACGCTGAGCAGGTGCATGTCGCACCCCAGCCGCTGCCCGGCCTGCCCGCGCGGATCGGCCAGACCCGAGCGGTGGTCGAGCAGGAAATTGACCGGCTGGGCGTGCAGCACCTCGCGCCCGGGGCCGATGTCGGGCGCGTCGCAACTGTCCAGCACGCGGGCAATGTCATGCTCGTTCACGCGGTCGGATTCGATCTCGACCGTGCCTTCCAGCCCGTAGCTGCGCACTTCGCCGCCCGAAAAGGTCAAGATCGCATGATCGACGCGCGTCTGCGCCATCTTCTGCGCGTTCTGCAACGCGGTGCGCACGGCGCGCTCGGTCTCGCGCATGGCGGCGATCTCGCCAAAGCGGACGCCGCGCGAACACGTCGTGCCGGCACCGATCACCCGAAACGCCGCCTGCCCCGCCATCGAGCCCACGCCCGACCCCTCGCGCGGGCCATCCGAGACGCCGAATTTCAGGATCAGGCAGGCCACCTTGAAGGTGCCGATGTCCATCACCGCGATGACACCGCGCTGCATCGCCTGCCGGCGCAGGTTCCGCATGGCCCTTTGCGACTGGTAAAGATCGGTCATCAGTTCACGGCTCCGGTTTGCATGGTTCGGTTGCGGGTCAGCTCGGACATGGCGTCGGCGGTCAGGCGCAGGGTCGGACGCGCGGGATTGCGCATGTCCACCGCCACCACGTCGCGCGACAGAAGCTGCTGCGCGCTGTCCAGCGCCACGACCCGTTCGAGCGCGCCCAACGCGCCCTCGGCCGGCAGCAGAATGCGTTGGCCGCGGTCCAGGACCATGTCCCAGCGGCGCTGGCCGACCCGAACCAACCCGCGCAGCCGCGGGTGCAGCGGGCCTGCGGCGGCCCACAGCAGGCGGGCCTCGGCGATCTCGTCGGGGGCGCCCTCGCCGGCGATCAACGGCAGGTCGGGGCGCGCGGCGCGGGTGGCAAGCCGGGCGACGCGGTGGCCGGTCGCATCGACCAGGTCCAGCCCGACCCCGTTGCGCCAGATCATCACCGGCACGCGTTCCTCGATGCGCACCTCAAGCACCCCGCCCGAGCGGACCTGCAACCAGGCGCGTTCGACCGCGTCCAGGGCCTCGGCGGTCTGGCGCAAATGGGCAAGGTCCAGGTCCCAGGTCGAGACCGGGAAGGTCACGCCAAGGATGCGCGCCACGCCTTCGGCCACCTCGGGCGAGCGCGATTGCACGTCGATCGCGGTCACCTGGAACATCGGCTGCTGCTTGATCCAGTCCTGCGCCTGATCCACAACGCCGCCCAGCGCCGCGCGATTGTCCTCGCGCGCAAGCCAGCCACCGGCCAGCCCGGCCATCAGCAACAGCGGCAGGCCCACGCGCACGAAATGGCGCACCGTGGGCGTCAGCCACAGCCGGTTCATCCGATAGGCCAGGCGGCTGGGCGACGGATCGCGCGCGCGGTTCGGGGTGCGCGCGGGGGAAACCGGCTGCGCGGGGATCTCGGCCCAGTCCATGGCCGCGACCGTGGCCACGGCGGGCGGCAACTGCGGCTCGACCGGGGTGGGCCGCGGGGATGCGGCGGCGGCAGGCTGCTGTTCGACCTCGGGTTCCGGCAGCGGCGGCCAGGCGCGGGCCGGCATCTCGACCGGCCAGCGCGCGGCGATCGGCAGTTCGGCATCGGGTGGCGTGCCGGCGCTGACGGTGGGGGGCATCCCCTCGACCGGGTCGGGCCAGTTCCATTGCGACCGCCCCTGCGACGGCGTCGGCGCCCGGCGCGTCGCGGTGTCCCGGGTCAGCGTTG includes the following:
- a CDS encoding cell division protein FtsQ codes for the protein MDWAEIPAQPVSPARTPNRARDPSPSRLAYRMNRLWLTPTVRHFVRVGLPLLLMAGLAGGWLAREDNRAALGGVVDQAQDWIKQQPMFQVTAIDVQSRSPEVAEGVARILGVTFPVSTWDLDLAHLRQTAEALDAVERAWLQVRSGGVLEVRIEERVPVMIWRNGVGLDLVDATGHRVARLATRAARPDLPLIAGEGAPDEIAEARLLWAAAGPLHPRLRGLVRVGQRRWDMVLDRGQRILLPAEGALGALERVVALDSAQQLLSRDVVAVDMRNPARPTLRLTADAMSELTRNRTMQTGAVN
- the ftsA gene encoding cell division protein FtsA, giving the protein MTDLYQSQRAMRNLRRQAMQRGVIAVMDIGTFKVACLILKFGVSDGPREGSGVGSMAGQAAFRVIGAGTTCSRGVRFGEIAAMRETERAVRTALQNAQKMAQTRVDHAILTFSGGEVRSYGLEGTVEIESDRVNEHDIARVLDSCDAPDIGPGREVLHAQPVNFLLDHRSGLADPRGQAGQRLGCDMHLLSVDTDVVQNLVHCLKRCDVEVAGLAAAPYVAGRAALVEDEQELGAAAIDMGGGTTTLSIFIKRHMIYADTLRLGGDHVTGDIAKLLKIPYSTAERLKTFYGGVQATGQDDRQQIEIGGESGDWDKDRRTVTRSELIGIMRPRVEEILEEVRARLDVAGFDHLPSQQIVLTGGSSQIPGLDGLAARILGQQVRLGRPIRVPGLPQAATGPDYAAIVGLCQYAAHPQDEWWDFDIPAQRFAAKPLKRAMKWFRDNW
- a CDS encoding MarR family transcriptional regulator, whose protein sequence is MEAYEMAGHLIRRLQQISTQVFTTRAREAGFDLTSVQFAAMDAIRERPGIDQAGVAAMIAYDKATIGGVIDRLVAKGLVARSVSERDRRAREVRLTDAGQACFDALLPIVRTLQDDILAPLAPEERRRFLNLARKLIDGATAS
- the ftsZ gene encoding cell division protein FtsZ produces the protein MALNFIATEKKDLTPRITVFGVGGAGGNAVNNMIEQNLEGVDFVVANTDAQALQQSKAPARIQLGVQATEGLGAGARPAVGAAAAEETLDQIMDHLAGAHMCFITAGMGGGTGTGAAPIIAQAARELGVLTVGVVTKPFAFEGAKRMRQAEEGVEALQKVVDTLIIIPNQNLFRLANERTTATEAFTMADDVLYQGVKGVTDLMVRPGMINLDFADVRAVMDEMGKAMMGTGEASGEDRALKAAEKAIANPLLDEISLNGAKGVLINITGGHDLTLFELDEAANLIRNKVDPEANIIVGSTMDPEMEGMIRVSVVATGIEAGAHVADVPRRRLAEPLVAEAPLTIEEAPRDEVYAQVEDAPDYDYAPAAYAEPVREAPREPMRAEPRFEAAPEPRHEFRPEPRHEPRHEPRFDQRAYEAPAAQAPAPQPVQDDFFLEDVLGEDAHAPRPTVVLKRPAAPQPVAAPAPEAAYTAPRPNRATGQPSPETLERLRQAVMKEPESVVRRPQYAPQPAPQPVQQPVQHHPSAPQQQAERGRFGLGSLINRMSGGHAAEAQPRHARPQPSVQAYDDEPQHRASHEQIEIPAFLRRQAN
- the recN gene encoding DNA repair protein RecN; this encodes MLRSLAIRDMLLIDRLDLVFRPGLNVLTGETGAGKSILLDSLGFVLGWRGRADLVRQGAQQGEVEAVFELDADHPGRAVLAEAGIGCDDEVILRRVNTAEGRKTAWINDRRASGEVLRALSDTLVELHGQHDDRGLLNPRGHRQLLDAYAGADTGPVRAAWRALSDARRACATAADRLDALRAEEDFLRHAVKELDLLDPQPGEEAELDQRRRLMQAAVRLKGDVQRAAQALGDDGAERLMLDALRWLEDAAEGVEGRLDGAIEALGRAISEMADAQSAVEGCLDALDTDPAVLEQVEERLFALRGLARKHGVLPDDLGTHAAGLRERLETLDAGDQGLAKLAQAESAAQAAFDAACATLTAVRTEAAGRLDAAMAAELAPLKMERAVFQTVLAPAEPGPEGADSATFEVATNPGAPAGPLNRIASGGELSRFLLALKVCLTGGQSGLTLIFDEIDRGVGGATADAVGRRLRALAQDAQVLVVTHSPQVAALGAHHWRVEKRVIDGTTLSHVMPLSADARIDEIARMISGDTITEAARGAARALIGA
- a CDS encoding UDP-3-O-acyl-N-acetylglucosamine deacetylase — translated: MQTTLKASVRFDGVALHSGEPVHLCVHPAAADTGIVFDRTDLGGPLAGRRVAVEPAALIEATLCTRIGNAEGVTVSTIEHLMAALAGCGIHNARIELDGPEVPILDGSARPFVAAFVAVGTRSLGAPLRAIRVLRPVEVRMGEAWARLEPADRLSIAFEIDFPDAAIGHQQLELELCNGTFVRELSDCRTFCRQADVDFMRENGLALGGTYENAVVVAGPDVLSPGGLRRANEPVRHKMLDAMGDLAVAGAPILGRYVGHRAGHTLTGRLVRALLADPQAWDWVTVDGEQAHSLPGAGVCAEDLAPAA
- a CDS encoding outer membrane protein assembly factor BamD; this encodes MSGIGRKLAVLAMSGAVVLSLAACNRNNADGESLDGYTAEQIFQRGEYVLENSRRAEDSLHYFREVERLYPYTDWARRSIVMQAYALHREGKYDEARAAAQRFLDQYPGDPDAAWAAYIVALTYYDQIEDVGRDQGLTFQALQHLRYVIETYPNTEYARSAVLKFDLAFDRLAAKEMEIGRYYLARRNYAAAINRFRAVVEQYQTTTQTPEALHRLVECYLALGLRDEAQTAGAILGHNFRSSPFYEDSYRLLTDAGLTTDAAGESWIREVYRRTVRGEWL